One window of Deltaproteobacteria bacterium genomic DNA carries:
- the ilvD gene encoding dihydroxy-acid dehydratase — protein sequence MSLDPRHKSRSLLDGRDRAPARSYLKAIGFSDADLTRPIVGIANTWTETMPCNFNLRRLAEQVKRGVREAGGTPMEFNTIAISDGITMGTEGMKTSLVSREVIADSIELVARGHMFDALVVLVGCDKTIPGGAMALLRVDVPGFVLYGGSIQPGRFRGRDVTIQDLFEAVGANAAGKMSDRDLKELEDVVCPGAGACGGQFTANTMALALEFLGLSPMGTASIAATDPAKDEVGRRAGALVMDMLQRGLRPHEIATRAAFDNAIAGVAASGGSTNAVLHLLALAREVDVPLTIDDFDRVSGRTPVWADLKPWGRFTAVDLGNAGGGAVVAKRLVAADLVEGGALMPSGRTLAEEAARAVETPGQEVVAPLERPLKPSGGLVILKGNLAPEGCVVKMAGHERTTHRGPARVFEREEDAMAAVTRRAIKAGDVVVIRYEGPRGGPGMREMLGVTAALVGEGLGEQVALLTDGRFSGATRGLMAGHVAPEAAVGGPIAAVEEGDTIAFDVEKRRLDVLVDDATIRQRLARWRPPAPRYTSGVFARYVALVSSAAEGAVLRPGGGPR from the coding sequence ATGTCACTCGACCCCCGCCACAAGAGCCGCTCCCTCCTCGACGGACGCGACCGCGCGCCCGCGCGCTCGTATCTGAAGGCGATCGGCTTCTCCGACGCGGACCTCACGCGCCCGATCGTCGGCATCGCCAACACCTGGACCGAGACCATGCCGTGCAACTTCAACCTGCGCCGGCTCGCCGAGCAGGTGAAGCGCGGCGTGCGCGAGGCGGGCGGCACGCCGATGGAGTTCAACACGATCGCCATCAGCGACGGCATCACCATGGGCACCGAGGGCATGAAGACCTCGCTCGTCTCGCGCGAGGTGATCGCCGACTCGATCGAGCTGGTGGCGCGCGGGCACATGTTCGATGCGCTGGTCGTGCTGGTCGGCTGCGACAAGACGATCCCCGGCGGCGCGATGGCCCTGCTGCGCGTCGACGTGCCCGGCTTCGTCCTCTACGGCGGCTCCATCCAGCCCGGGCGCTTCCGCGGGCGCGACGTCACCATCCAGGACCTCTTCGAGGCGGTGGGCGCGAACGCGGCCGGAAAGATGAGCGACCGGGACCTGAAGGAGCTGGAGGACGTGGTCTGCCCCGGCGCGGGCGCGTGCGGCGGGCAGTTCACCGCCAACACCATGGCGCTGGCGCTCGAGTTCCTCGGCCTCTCGCCCATGGGCACGGCGAGCATCGCGGCCACCGACCCGGCCAAGGACGAGGTCGGCCGCCGGGCGGGCGCGCTCGTAATGGACATGCTCCAGCGCGGGCTGCGCCCGCACGAGATCGCGACGCGCGCGGCCTTCGACAACGCGATCGCGGGGGTGGCGGCGAGCGGCGGCTCGACGAACGCCGTCCTCCATCTACTCGCGCTGGCGCGCGAGGTCGACGTGCCGCTCACCATCGACGACTTCGACCGCGTAAGCGGCCGCACGCCAGTGTGGGCCGATCTGAAGCCGTGGGGTCGGTTCACCGCGGTCGACCTCGGCAATGCGGGCGGCGGCGCGGTGGTCGCCAAGCGCCTGGTCGCCGCGGACCTGGTCGAGGGCGGCGCGCTCATGCCGAGCGGCCGCACCCTGGCCGAGGAGGCGGCCCGCGCGGTCGAGACGCCAGGGCAGGAGGTCGTCGCCCCGCTCGAACGGCCGCTCAAGCCGAGCGGCGGCCTCGTCATCCTGAAGGGCAACCTCGCGCCGGAGGGTTGCGTGGTGAAGATGGCCGGCCACGAGCGCACGACGCACCGCGGCCCCGCGCGCGTCTTCGAGCGCGAGGAGGACGCCATGGCCGCCGTCACCCGGCGCGCGATCAAGGCGGGCGACGTGGTCGTCATCCGCTACGAGGGCCCGCGCGGCGGCCCGGGCATGCGCGAGATGCTGGGCGTCACCGCGGCGCTCGTGGGTGAAGGCCTGGGCGAGCAGGTCGCGCTCCTGACCGACGGCCGCTTCAGCGGCGCCACGCGCGGCCTGATGGCCGGCCACGTCGCGCCCGAGGCGGCCGTCGGCGGCCCGATCGCCGCGGTCGAGGAGGGCGACACGATCGCCTTCGACGTCGAGAAGCGTCGCCTCGACGTCCTGGTGGACGACGCGACGATCCGCCAGCGCCTCGCGCGCTGGCGCCCGCCGGCGCCGCGCTACACGAGCGGCGTGTTCGCCCGGTACGTGGCGCTGGTGTCGTCGGCGGCGGAGGGGGCGGTGCTGCGGCCGGGGGGCGGGCCGCGCTGA